AGGAGCGACGTAACTTAGGGTCGACCCATGTCACACCGCACCCACCCCGGCCGCCTGGTGGTGGCAGCCGCGATTGTCGACCGTCTGCCGGGCGCCTGCCCGCCATCGGAGCTGCTGTGCGCAGCCCGCGCCTATCCATCCGAGCATGCCGGCCAGTACGAGTTTCCCGGCGGAAAGGTGGAACCGGGAGAGACGCCGACTGCGGCCCTGATGCGGGAACTGGTTGAGGAGCTCAACCTCACGGTGCGCCTGGGAGATGAGATCCTTCCTACCCCCGATCTGGCGGTGGAGCCGCCGATGCCGACCGCCCCCGCGGACACCTTCGAGACCGCGCACTTTCCCGAGGATGACCAGCCCGCCTGGCCAGCAATGCACGGACACCGGATGCGTGTGTGGCTGGCCCAGCCCGCAGACACTCCTCCCCGTCTCGGCGCCGCCCACGCCGCCGTGCACTGGGTGGCCTTAGACCAGGTCGGCACCCTGCCATGGTTGCCCGCCGACCTGCCGATCCTCGAAGTCCTCCGCCACACGATCACCGATCCCACCGGTTGAGGTAGGCGCGAAGATAAGCATGCCGAGTTGGAAGTGGCATGAGGTGACGGGTGCGCCGGCGCGGTCAGATGGACCACCTGGCTGCGGATGGACCACCTGGCTGCGGATGGACTGCCTGAGACGCACTCTCAGACGGTCCAAGCGCAGTAGCGCGGTCCAACCGCAGGGACACGGTCCAAGTACGAGGCCGGGCAGCCGGTCAGGCGGGTGACCAAAGGCACTGGCCTGCTCGCCATGTGATGGCGATCAGCCAGCACCTGAGAACCAAAGTGCCCAGAATCGGCACAAACACCCCACCCGTGCCGGCAGGCGCCCTCAGCTTCATTGGAACCATGCAGACCTGGTGGGCGACGCCGGACAGAGGAACATCGTTCATGCCGAATCCGGACACCTCCCCCACCCCGCCAGCCCCACCAACCGAACTCGATGGTTGAGCCTTTCTCGTCAGGGTTGAGGGCGGGGGGTGGGATCGTTGGGGTGGTGCGGGAAGGTGGATGTGTCGTTGGTGGGTGCACGCGGAGCCTTCCGGCAGCATGTGTTTCGACCAAAAAACCAAGCCCGAAAAGAGGCCCCGCGTGCCGTCCTATCGTGCCACTCTTGACGTACCTGACGCCACTGCCCAGACCGTGTCCCGGTGGATCGCCGCCCGGCGCCAGCATGTTTCCCGCCCCTGCCTAGATGGCGTAGGCAAGGCGTGCTGCTCCCAGGCGCTCGTGGGCGCCCCCTCGTCCAGGGATTTGAACCGCCCGCTCCCAGTTGGACTGCCTGCCTGCGGTTGGACCGGGCTCCTGCGGTTGAACCGCTTGTCTGCGGTTGGACCGTCTCAGACGCGCTTTCAGACGGCCTAAGTGCAGGGATGCGGCCCAACAGAAGAAACCTGCTCCAAGTGCGGGGGCCCCGGTGCGAGTGCGGGAGTTCCGGTGGGAGTGCGGGGGTTCCGGTGCGAACGCCGAGGGGTTGACGGCGGGCCTGCCCACGACACGCCGGACCGGGGCACCATGCCCGCGTCGATAGCCCGTGGTGGTTCGGCGCAGGGCTTGGCCGCGAGGGTCGTTTTCGGGCTGGCCAGGTAGTTGTCGCTCCCGGGCCGAGGATCGTTCGAGGACGCGGGTTAGACCTCCAGGACGCCGGCCGGCCGTCGACACCGCCCTCCCGGGCGGCATCCTGGAAGGCCGGGTCACATCGTCGCCGGCCAACCTCACCTCCTCGACGCCTCCCCACCACCGCGCCCACCCGGGCAAACAACAACGCCCAACACCGACAACCACCCCACACCCGAACCACCACACCCTCAAACCCGAAGAGCCCCTTAAGCAGGTCATCATCCGAAATGGATACGGTAGACCGCATACCTGCAGTTAGGTCATCGGCCTTCGCCGAGGTCACCCCGATCGCCACCGCAGCTACAGTGGCAGCAGAGAACGACGGGATTGCTCACAGGCAGCTAATACGGGCCACTTGAGTCTCTAGCTTTACAGTCGGTTGAACAGGGAACATACTTAGGTCATCACGAATCCTAGGGCTATTTCAACTACTGCGACCGGGGCGGTGAGGATCGTTTCCGCATCCGCCTGGGTCTTCTTGTGGATGACAGGCTCTTCCGGGTTGGGGCCTGGAGAACGGCCCACGCATCTGGTTGCCCATCCGACCGACTTCCTGCCCGCAACCCAACCCGCCGCCCAACCGACAGCCCGGCCAATGAACCGGCATGTCACCGCCAGCACACCCCGGAACATGAATCGCGAGCAGTCCCGGCTGACCTCACGCAGGCGAAGGGAGAAGGTGACGTCATTCGGTTGCTGACACTTCCCTTCATTCCGTCACTTCGTGGGTTAGTATGTCCTCATGCCGAAGATCTTGGGTAACTCCCTCGCCGAACACCGTGAGCGCACCCGCCGCGCCCTGTTCGACGCCTTGTCCGACCTGCTGAGCAAGCAGCCCTTCGACAAGATCACCCTGTCCGACGTGGCGACCCGCGCCGGCGTGGGCCGCACCGCCGTCTACAACCACTTCACGGACAAGGAGGATCTCCTCCTGGCCTTCATGGAGCACGAGACGGGCCGCTACGCCAGGGAACTTGCCCATATCCTCACCGATGTGGCCGACCCCATCGACCGGCTGCGCATCTATGTGCGCCAGCAGGCCCTTGTCAAGCGTCACTACCACTTCCCCACCACCGGCCCCCTAGCCAATTCCGTGTCGCGCGACACCGCCGGCCGTTTGCATGCCCACGCCGGACACATGACGCAGATGCTCACCCGCATCCTGACCGACGCCATGGAGGCCGGTGCCA
This genomic stretch from Actinomyces qiguomingii harbors:
- a CDS encoding NUDIX domain-containing protein, which translates into the protein MSHRTHPGRLVVAAAIVDRLPGACPPSELLCAARAYPSEHAGQYEFPGGKVEPGETPTAALMRELVEELNLTVRLGDEILPTPDLAVEPPMPTAPADTFETAHFPEDDQPAWPAMHGHRMRVWLAQPADTPPRLGAAHAAVHWVALDQVGTLPWLPADLPILEVLRHTITDPTG
- a CDS encoding TetR/AcrR family transcriptional regulator; this translates as MPKILGNSLAEHRERTRRALFDALSDLLSKQPFDKITLSDVATRAGVGRTAVYNHFTDKEDLLLAFMEHETGRYARELAHILTDVADPIDRLRIYVRQQALVKRHYHFPTTGPLANSVSRDTAGRLHAHAGHMTQMLTRILTDAMEAGAIPRQDPALLIPLIHACVLGGRPTPTDPRARAAYLEALDMFVLRAVGAPEPDHAVPSVHQPHGTQSPPRPARAAG